A stretch of the Saprospiraceae bacterium genome encodes the following:
- a CDS encoding glycogen/starch synthase, whose translation MSKNRILFITQEMEPYLDLSGIGSLIQKLPAYAQDSGMEIRILMPRFGTINERRHRLHEVVRLSGMNIIINDDDFALIIKVASLPGSRIQVYFLDNDEFFKRKTVFEDEEGKLYDDNQDRMIFFCKGALETVKKFGWPPDVVHCHGWMTSLIPFYLKTSYKNDPVFKHSKVVLSVYDQIIEKSFTEDFLTKAAINNLKPEQLLAFKNGTGITLDKGAIQYADGIIQGSQSISDALSTSIQSTEKPFIKTTEEEFLPSYIDFYKNLIH comes from the coding sequence ATGAGTAAAAACAGGATTCTCTTTATTACCCAGGAAATGGAGCCTTATCTGGATCTTTCAGGCATTGGCTCTTTGATCCAGAAATTGCCGGCTTATGCGCAAGACAGTGGGATGGAGATCCGGATATTAATGCCGCGTTTTGGCACCATCAACGAGCGAAGACATCGATTGCATGAAGTGGTGCGACTTTCAGGAATGAATATTATCATAAATGATGATGATTTTGCCTTAATTATCAAAGTGGCTTCTTTGCCAGGTTCCAGGATTCAGGTTTACTTTTTGGACAATGACGAGTTTTTCAAACGCAAAACCGTTTTTGAAGATGAAGAAGGAAAATTATACGACGACAATCAGGATCGGATGATTTTCTTTTGTAAAGGCGCCCTTGAAACTGTAAAAAAGTTTGGCTGGCCACCGGATGTGGTTCATTGCCATGGTTGGATGACCAGTTTGATCCCGTTTTACCTTAAGACAAGTTACAAAAACGATCCTGTTTTTAAACATTCAAAAGTCGTATTGTCAGTCTACGATCAAATCATTGAAAAAAGCTTTACAGAAGACTTTTTAACCAAAGCAGCCATTAATAATTTAAAACCCGAGCAATTGCTGGCATTTAAAAATGGCACAGGCATTACGCTCGATAAAGGGGCCATTCAATATGCTGATGGCATCATTCAGGGAAGCCAATCTATCAGCGATGCCCTTAGTACATCCATTCAAAGTACTGAAAAACCTTTTATTAAAACAACGGAAGAAGAATTTTTACCTTCTTACATCGATTTTTACAAGAATCTGATTCATTAA
- the radC gene encoding DNA repair protein RadC, with protein sequence MSKNPKTSLTQSIKHWATDDRPREKLLEKGKSALSHSELLAILIGSGSGGENALDLARNIMDSCKQDLTELSKLGVDRLCKYKGIGKVKALVIEAALELGRRRQESLFQDKQVIAASRQAYDVIRLKMQDLGHEEFWILYLNRANKIMSVENISKGGITGTVADPRLIFSRALDIKACGVILVHNHPSGSTRPSNQDLELTKKLKSAGQLLDIQVMDHLIVTEDTYYSFADEGML encoded by the coding sequence ATGAGTAAAAACCCTAAAACAAGCTTGACCCAATCCATAAAACATTGGGCAACAGATGACCGACCACGAGAAAAATTGTTGGAGAAAGGAAAATCGGCATTAAGTCATTCGGAATTGCTTGCTATTCTAATTGGTTCGGGAAGTGGTGGTGAAAATGCATTGGATTTAGCCAGAAATATCATGGATTCCTGTAAACAAGACCTTACGGAATTAAGTAAACTGGGGGTTGATCGATTGTGCAAATACAAAGGCATTGGAAAAGTAAAAGCATTGGTGATAGAAGCAGCTCTGGAGTTGGGAAGAAGAAGACAGGAAAGTTTGTTTCAGGATAAACAAGTCATTGCAGCAAGTCGTCAAGCTTATGATGTCATTCGATTAAAAATGCAGGATCTGGGTCATGAAGAATTTTGGATCCTTTACCTCAATCGTGCCAATAAAATTATGTCCGTTGAAAATATTTCAAAAGGAGGCATTACCGGCACCGTAGCAGATCCACGACTTATTTTTAGCCGGGCACTTGACATTAAAGCCTGCGGAGTGATCTTAGTACACAATCATCCTTCCGGTTCCACGCGACCCAGCAATCAGGATCTCGAACTGACTAAAAAATTAAAATCTGCCGGACAATTGCTCGACATCCAGGTTATGGATCATTTAATCGTTACAGAAGATACGTATTATAGTTTTGCAGATGAAGGAATGTTGTAA
- the rnr gene encoding ribonuclease R, which produces MKKKSGKPLKSKKAAKTPQNQLRERILIFFQLNSTKKFTAFQIAKKLKVKDIRFLLEQLDTLVEKKQIKHSANQKYAALSSAASKGDSKSSTKVFSGYVDMARAGFAYIICQDEVHDVYVNQKHLNGAEDGDLVKVELLPGRRVKPDGKIIEIITRSRTQLIGVVRFYNHRAIAFAQAGKKLIEVLVHIPRNIPVEEFDRVVIAITKYKEKSRDLLEGNVIRNLGKETSNDIEMQSILVDKGFPLDWSEALLTAADKISPEISLHSYRKDFRSVTTFTIDPFDAKDFDDALSVQKNKQGHWEIGVHIADVSHYVEEHSALDKEALRRGNSVYLVDRVLPMLPEKLSNNLCSLRPKEDKYTFSVVFTLDEKFNIIGHWIGKTLIHSNHRFTYEEVQEILDGKQGPYQKELHLLNTLAMHIRKERMAHGSIDFDSVEVKFKLDAHGNPLELLIKERKPAHMLIEEFMLLANKYVALFIAQKNKEKPIPFVYRIHDKPDPGKLEELGHFALEMGLKLDFSSPKKISQSINKISEAAQKNEVFKILQPLAIRSMAKAEYSPHNIGHYGLAFPFYSHFTSPIRRYADLLVHRLLYANLETSYRAEPDLLHRQCLHISNQERKAMEAERASTRYFQVVFLKDRVGELFDGRIIGMNERGFYIELEGSHCEGFLPINQLDNDIEIHKSRFKASSSYITKAWKIGDKLKVKLVAADLDQKELLLSII; this is translated from the coding sequence ATGAAAAAAAAATCAGGGAAACCCTTAAAATCAAAAAAAGCAGCGAAAACTCCTCAAAATCAATTACGCGAACGTATTTTAATTTTCTTCCAGCTTAATAGCACTAAAAAATTTACAGCTTTTCAAATTGCTAAAAAACTTAAAGTTAAAGACATTCGTTTTTTATTAGAGCAACTGGATACGCTGGTTGAGAAAAAACAAATTAAACACAGCGCCAATCAAAAATACGCTGCCTTAAGTTCGGCCGCATCAAAAGGTGACTCCAAATCTTCCACTAAAGTTTTTTCAGGATATGTGGACATGGCACGTGCCGGATTTGCTTATATTATTTGTCAGGATGAAGTACACGATGTGTATGTAAATCAAAAACATTTAAACGGGGCTGAAGACGGAGATCTGGTTAAAGTAGAATTGCTTCCGGGTCGTCGGGTCAAACCAGATGGTAAAATCATTGAAATCATCACCCGTTCGCGGACACAGTTGATTGGTGTGGTGCGTTTTTACAATCATCGTGCCATAGCATTTGCTCAAGCCGGTAAAAAACTGATAGAGGTTTTGGTTCATATCCCTCGTAACATTCCAGTAGAGGAATTTGATCGGGTTGTGATTGCAATTACCAAATACAAAGAGAAGTCACGTGATTTATTGGAAGGGAATGTTATCCGAAATCTGGGTAAAGAAACTTCCAATGATATTGAGATGCAAAGCATTTTGGTAGACAAAGGATTTCCACTGGATTGGTCAGAAGCTTTACTAACGGCCGCTGATAAAATTTCACCAGAAATAAGCTTGCACAGTTATCGCAAAGATTTTCGTTCGGTGACCACATTCACCATCGATCCATTTGACGCAAAAGATTTTGACGATGCATTGTCTGTACAAAAAAATAAACAGGGACATTGGGAAATTGGAGTACACATTGCCGATGTCAGTCATTATGTTGAAGAACATTCTGCACTCGACAAGGAAGCGTTGCGAAGAGGAAATTCAGTTTACCTGGTAGATCGTGTTTTGCCAATGTTGCCCGAAAAATTATCCAATAATTTATGTTCGCTGCGACCAAAGGAAGATAAGTATACTTTTTCTGTTGTATTTACATTGGATGAAAAATTTAATATCATAGGTCATTGGATTGGGAAAACCTTGATTCATTCAAACCATCGTTTTACATATGAGGAAGTACAGGAAATTTTAGATGGGAAACAGGGTCCCTATCAAAAAGAATTGCATTTACTGAATACCCTGGCAATGCATATTCGCAAAGAACGTATGGCACATGGATCGATAGACTTTGATTCCGTAGAAGTGAAATTTAAACTGGATGCTCATGGAAATCCTTTAGAGTTATTAATCAAAGAACGCAAGCCGGCGCATATGTTGATCGAAGAATTTATGCTGCTTGCCAATAAATACGTTGCTTTATTTATCGCTCAAAAAAACAAGGAAAAACCCATTCCGTTTGTTTATCGGATTCATGATAAACCGGATCCTGGAAAATTGGAAGAACTTGGTCATTTTGCGCTTGAAATGGGATTGAAACTTGACTTTAGCAGTCCCAAAAAAATTTCACAGTCTATCAATAAAATTTCAGAAGCAGCTCAAAAGAATGAAGTATTTAAAATTCTGCAACCGCTTGCAATCCGCTCGATGGCCAAAGCAGAATACAGTCCGCACAATATTGGACACTATGGACTCGCATTTCCATTCTACAGTCATTTTACCTCACCCATTCGCCGGTATGCTGATTTGTTGGTGCATCGCTTGTTATATGCGAATTTAGAAACGAGTTACAGGGCAGAACCCGATCTATTGCATCGTCAATGTTTGCATATCTCCAATCAAGAACGAAAGGCTATGGAAGCTGAACGCGCATCCACCCGATACTTTCAGGTAGTGTTTTTAAAAGATCGCGTAGGTGAGTTGTTTGATGGAAGAATAATTGGAATGAATGAACGTGGATTTTATATTGAATTGGAAGGCAGTCACTGCGAAGGTTTTTTACCAATTAATCAGTTAGATAACGACATAGAAATTCATAAAAGCAGGTTTAAAGCATCCTCCTCTTATATTACCAAGGCTTGGAAAATTGGCGATAAATTAAAAGTTAAATTGGTTGCCGCAGACCTGGATCAGAAAGAACTCTTGTTGTCAATTATTTAA
- the glmS gene encoding glutamine--fructose-6-phosphate transaminase (isomerizing) — translation MCGIIAYLGDKNSYPILLEGLRRLEYRGYDSAGIALLDGELSVYKKKGKVQELADLTENKGLYATIGMGHTRWATHGKPDDINAHPHFSGNNRLAIIHNGIIENYATLKEALTRLGHRFESETDTEVLIHLIEEFQNRDSLPLEEAVRKALNKVVGAYAIVVIDKNDPNKLVGARKSSPLVIGLGDKDLFIASDATPIIQYTNKVVYLNDEEIAVLTRDKGLEISTLSNDELQEPVIHELDMSMDQLEKGGYEHFMLKEIYQQSQTISDCMRGRLNAIEGWVRLGGLEEHINRINKANRIIIAACGTSWHSALIGEYLIEDLARIPVEVEYASEFRYRNPILTDKDVVLVISQSGETADTLAAAELAKEKGALVYGIVNVVGSSIARITHAGSYIHCGPEIGVASTKAFTGQVTLLTLMSLVLGQRNGSLSNSYYHQLIAELASIPDKVEKVLASNEKIKYLAGEIKNTNNTLYLGRGYNFPVALEGALKLKEISYIHAEGYPAAEMKHGPIALIDENMPVIVIATNVSAYEKIVSNIMEVKARKGIVIAIVTEGDVEIKRIADHFIEIPSTIDPLTPLLSVIPLQLLSYHVAVMRQCDVDQPRNLAKSVTVE, via the coding sequence ATGTGTGGAATTATTGCATATCTTGGAGATAAGAATTCCTATCCAATACTTTTGGAAGGGCTGCGCCGGCTTGAATACAGGGGCTATGACTCTGCAGGCATCGCGCTTTTAGATGGCGAATTGTCTGTTTATAAGAAAAAGGGGAAGGTTCAGGAATTGGCCGATCTCACAGAAAATAAAGGCCTCTACGCAACCATCGGAATGGGTCATACCCGTTGGGCTACTCACGGCAAACCGGATGACATCAATGCGCATCCACATTTTTCAGGTAACAATCGCCTGGCCATCATCCACAATGGCATTATTGAAAATTATGCCACACTTAAAGAGGCACTCACTCGATTGGGTCATCGCTTTGAAAGTGAAACTGACACCGAAGTACTCATCCATTTAATAGAAGAATTTCAAAATCGCGACAGTTTGCCGTTGGAAGAAGCTGTTCGCAAAGCACTCAATAAAGTGGTGGGCGCATATGCCATTGTAGTCATTGATAAAAATGATCCCAATAAATTGGTAGGTGCCCGAAAATCAAGTCCGCTGGTAATTGGTTTGGGTGATAAGGATTTATTTATAGCATCGGATGCAACACCGATCATTCAATATACCAACAAAGTCGTCTATCTCAATGATGAGGAAATTGCGGTTTTGACTCGTGACAAAGGATTGGAAATTTCAACCCTCAGCAACGATGAATTACAGGAACCTGTAATCCATGAATTGGACATGAGCATGGATCAATTGGAGAAAGGTGGGTATGAGCATTTTATGTTGAAAGAAATCTACCAACAATCTCAAACCATTTCTGATTGCATGCGGGGTCGACTGAATGCAATTGAAGGTTGGGTGCGCTTGGGAGGACTTGAAGAACACATCAATCGGATCAATAAAGCCAATCGTATCATCATTGCAGCCTGTGGTACGTCCTGGCATAGTGCATTAATTGGAGAATATTTAATTGAAGACCTCGCGCGAATTCCGGTTGAAGTAGAATATGCTTCAGAATTTCGTTATAGAAATCCAATACTCACAGATAAAGATGTGGTTCTTGTCATTTCTCAATCCGGAGAAACTGCAGACACGCTGGCTGCGGCCGAACTGGCCAAAGAGAAAGGAGCCCTTGTTTATGGTATTGTCAATGTAGTTGGCTCGTCCATTGCACGCATCACGCATGCTGGTTCTTACATCCACTGTGGTCCTGAAATTGGCGTTGCATCTACAAAAGCATTTACAGGCCAGGTGACTTTACTTACCTTGATGTCTTTGGTTTTAGGTCAACGCAACGGCAGTTTATCCAATTCCTATTACCACCAGTTGATTGCAGAATTAGCGAGCATTCCAGATAAGGTTGAAAAAGTACTGGCATCCAATGAAAAAATTAAATACCTGGCTGGAGAAATTAAAAATACAAACAACACCCTATACCTCGGAAGAGGATATAATTTTCCAGTTGCATTGGAAGGTGCTTTGAAGTTGAAGGAAATTTCTTACATCCACGCAGAAGGCTATCCGGCAGCAGAAATGAAGCATGGACCCATTGCCCTGATCGATGAAAACATGCCGGTGATTGTGATTGCAACCAATGTCAGTGCTTATGAAAAAATTGTTTCCAATATCATGGAAGTCAAAGCACGTAAAGGCATTGTCATTGCCATTGTTACAGAAGGCGATGTTGAAATTAAACGCATTGCAGATCATTTTATAGAAATTCCAAGCACCATAGATCCTTTGACACCTTTGTTGTCTGTGATTCCATTGCAATTATTATCATATCATGTAGCGGTTATGCGCCAATGTGATGTAGATCAACCAAGAAACTTAGCTAAATCTGTTACAGTCGAATAA
- a CDS encoding DUF4270 family protein, whose translation MTGKLSRGFMLLSGVWILLTSCNEIDPFGSDLLNSAWIDAKGIDTFHIQAGPADPDSIISYRVMSTLGLSGFQDISFPLGVMNDPLFGKVEAGFGSQLRIIASKNLDFLTSTVDSVVISLRYDTSTFYGYNATPATVRVYPLSQPYSTSSTYYSNYLPGYDKSNVLGELKDFIPNKKDSLSILEDTFKLQLYPQLRFRLDSGAFMKILRSFADTIYFTTDSFSKSFNGIAVVCESGDGIMSVLPQHADSKITVYYHYSTDTVQSKREFYMSSFAAKTPFYKIDNQATVAANCLNGSILGDSLLCMQGFTGRDIRLKIPYDSAWKGKFINYAVLHLTVDDQPGDDRTNFPLPKLLEVFDISSGTKVAIDDVALGLNTTTTYTRIFGGNPISTVQDGKTVYSYKMNITRHFQKSLKAKKDLDLVISPLFKLESAGRLFFKGPGATQNPAKLILTYSE comes from the coding sequence ATGACCGGTAAATTATCTCGAGGATTCATGCTTTTATCCGGAGTATGGATTCTATTAACGTCTTGCAACGAAATCGATCCTTTTGGTTCAGACCTTCTCAATTCAGCATGGATTGATGCAAAAGGTATTGATACATTTCATATTCAGGCAGGACCTGCAGATCCGGATTCAATTATCAGCTATCGTGTGATGTCTACCCTGGGTTTGTCAGGATTTCAAGACATTTCATTTCCTTTGGGCGTAATGAATGATCCATTGTTTGGGAAAGTAGAGGCTGGATTTGGAAGTCAATTGCGCATCATAGCCAGTAAGAACCTGGATTTTTTAACCAGTACGGTGGATTCTGTGGTGATTTCACTCCGTTACGATACCAGTACATTTTATGGTTATAATGCAACTCCGGCTACCGTCAGGGTGTATCCATTAAGCCAGCCGTATTCAACATCATCGACCTATTACAGCAATTACCTTCCGGGTTATGATAAATCAAATGTGCTGGGGGAACTGAAAGACTTCATTCCTAACAAAAAAGATAGTCTCTCGATTTTGGAAGATACTTTCAAACTTCAATTGTATCCGCAACTCCGATTTCGGTTAGACTCTGGAGCGTTCATGAAAATATTGAGGTCCTTTGCCGATACCATTTATTTTACTACGGACAGCTTCAGCAAATCGTTTAATGGAATCGCTGTAGTTTGTGAATCAGGAGATGGAATCATGTCGGTGCTGCCACAGCACGCTGATAGTAAAATAACGGTGTATTATCATTATTCAACTGATACGGTTCAATCAAAGCGTGAATTCTATATGAGCAGCTTTGCTGCAAAAACGCCATTTTATAAAATTGATAACCAGGCAACCGTTGCTGCCAATTGTTTGAATGGAAGTATTTTGGGAGACAGTCTCTTGTGTATGCAAGGATTTACAGGAAGGGATATCCGTTTAAAAATTCCGTATGACAGTGCGTGGAAAGGAAAATTTATCAATTACGCAGTTTTACATTTGACCGTTGACGATCAACCAGGAGATGACCGAACCAACTTTCCGCTTCCAAAATTGTTAGAAGTTTTTGATATCAGCAGTGGTACGAAGGTAGCTATTGATGATGTGGCATTGGGTTTGAATACAACAACAACTTATACCCGTATCTTTGGAGGAAATCCAATTTCGACTGTGCAGGATGGAAAAACGGTTTATAGTTATAAAATGAACATTACCAGACATTTTCAAAAATCTTTAAAGGCAAAGAAAGATCTGGATTTGGTAATTAGCCCATTGTTTAAACTGGAGTCAGCAGGACGCCTCTTTTTTAAAGGCCCCGGAGCGACCCAAAATCCGGCAAAATTGATTTTAACCTATTCTGAATAA
- a CDS encoding ABC transporter ATP-binding protein, with product MTGFNTLKRLLVFVKPYRLLFWVSALIAIIMAPLNAYLPYLANVMVDDHIMVRDLEGLKRISLWYLGALASLTFLRYSFTILTNTMGQNIIYDLRNKMYDHILSLRLSYFDKTPIGTNTTRVINDLETVNSVFSEGLITIIADILSLITVLALMFWTSVKLTLICLVTFPLLLVASYIFKEKVKHSFQRVRAQVARMNAFLQEHISGIKTVQIFAAEKRVAKKFKEINREYTQANLDGIFYYAVFFPVVEIISAASLGFMVWWGAQGVLEGVVTIGQLVAFPMYLSRLFQPVRTLADKFNTLQMGLVAGGRVFETLDTKEQTQDQGTIDQGDLKAALEFKQVCFGYRPDEYILKNISFRLEPGKTLALVGSTGSGKSSLISLINRLYEINQGSIQIGNHSISDYKIDFLRKRIAVVLQDVFLFQGSIYENMSLKNPEIYLEQVIAASKIIGAHEYIMNLPGNYNYQLAERGVNLSVGQRQLISFVRALLVDPDILILDEATSSLDTETESILQHAIEKLIAKRSSIVIAHRLSTIQHADYVMALEHGEIKEFGPPAELLARDNGLYKKLYETYFQTVTASVND from the coding sequence ATGACCGGTTTCAATACGCTTAAAAGATTGCTTGTTTTTGTAAAGCCCTACAGGCTACTGTTCTGGGTTTCTGCACTTATTGCAATCATCATGGCTCCTCTCAATGCCTACTTGCCCTATTTGGCCAATGTGATGGTAGATGATCACATTATGGTACGTGATCTGGAAGGATTAAAGCGTATTTCGCTGTGGTATTTGGGAGCGCTGGCCAGTCTGACATTTTTAAGGTACAGTTTTACCATTTTGACCAATACCATGGGCCAAAATATCATCTATGATTTACGTAATAAGATGTACGATCATATTTTATCGCTTCGTTTGTCTTATTTTGATAAAACCCCGATTGGCACCAATACTACCCGTGTAATCAATGATTTGGAAACCGTCAATTCTGTATTTTCAGAAGGACTTATTACGATCATTGCAGATATACTATCCTTGATTACCGTGCTGGCACTGATGTTTTGGACCAGTGTAAAACTGACTTTGATTTGCTTGGTGACCTTTCCTTTATTATTGGTGGCCAGTTATATATTCAAAGAAAAAGTCAAACATTCATTTCAGAGGGTTCGGGCTCAAGTGGCTCGTATGAATGCCTTTTTACAAGAACATATTTCAGGAATTAAAACGGTTCAAATTTTTGCCGCAGAAAAACGGGTTGCCAAAAAATTTAAGGAAATAAACCGCGAATACACGCAAGCCAATCTCGATGGAATCTTTTATTATGCTGTATTTTTTCCAGTTGTTGAAATCATCTCTGCAGCTTCCCTTGGATTTATGGTTTGGTGGGGTGCTCAGGGAGTTTTGGAAGGCGTTGTAACCATCGGTCAACTGGTTGCATTCCCTATGTATTTGTCGCGTTTGTTTCAACCGGTCCGCACCCTGGCTGATAAATTCAATACCTTACAAATGGGTTTGGTAGCGGGTGGAAGGGTGTTTGAAACCCTGGATACCAAAGAACAAACCCAGGATCAAGGCACGATTGATCAGGGAGATCTCAAAGCTGCCCTTGAATTTAAACAGGTGTGTTTTGGATACCGGCCTGATGAATATATTTTAAAGAATATTTCTTTCCGCTTAGAACCCGGAAAAACACTGGCCCTTGTGGGGAGCACAGGATCCGGTAAGTCAAGCTTAATCAGCCTGATCAATCGTCTGTATGAAATCAATCAAGGCAGTATTCAGATTGGAAATCATTCCATTTCAGATTATAAAATTGATTTTTTACGCAAACGGATTGCGGTTGTTTTACAGGACGTGTTTTTGTTTCAAGGCAGCATCTATGAAAACATGAGTCTGAAAAATCCGGAAATTTACCTCGAACAAGTAATTGCAGCCTCAAAAATAATTGGAGCCCACGAATACATTATGAACCTTCCTGGCAATTACAACTACCAACTGGCCGAGCGAGGCGTCAACTTATCGGTAGGCCAAAGGCAGTTAATTTCCTTTGTACGGGCGCTGTTGGTCGATCCTGATATTTTGATTTTGGATGAAGCAACTTCCTCCCTCGACACAGAAACCGAATCCATATTGCAGCATGCCATCGAAAAACTAATTGCAAAGAGGAGTTCGATTGTGATTGCCCATCGATTGTCAACCATTCAGCATGCTGATTATGTGATGGCCTTAGAACATGGAGAAATTAAAGAATTTGGCCCTCCTGCGGAACTTCTTGCCCGGGATAATGGTTTATATAAGAAGCTCTACGAGACTTACTTTCAAACAGTAACGGCATCCGTCAACGATTGA
- a CDS encoding DUF4290 domain-containing protein — MTNPNIQFAYNTSQTELIMPEYGRNVQDLIVHCKKIEDPIYRQSFAEEIINLMQIMTPYNRNFDEHRRKLWHHFFRIASYDIDVTTPYGDKPSADLDKLKPERVPYPVPADRYRHYGNYVNTLIKKAMEMEAGPKRDEFSQIIGSYMKMAFKNWNREHYVSDELIKSDLLNMSNGQLTIDESVQFNTLANSAVKSQRRVYKGMNKQNYRNKKNNNYRGKSNNNNNNKRRP, encoded by the coding sequence ATGACGAATCCTAATATTCAGTTTGCATACAATACGTCCCAAACCGAACTCATTATGCCGGAGTACGGTCGTAATGTGCAAGATCTGATTGTACATTGTAAAAAAATCGAAGATCCAATTTACAGACAATCTTTTGCAGAAGAAATAATCAACCTGATGCAAATTATGACTCCATACAATCGGAATTTTGATGAACACAGACGAAAATTATGGCATCATTTTTTTCGGATCGCCAGTTATGATATTGATGTTACAACACCTTATGGAGATAAGCCCAGCGCAGATCTTGATAAATTAAAACCTGAAAGAGTACCTTATCCGGTTCCTGCAGATCGTTACAGACATTACGGCAATTATGTAAATACGCTGATTAAAAAAGCCATGGAAATGGAAGCCGGTCCGAAACGCGATGAGTTTTCTCAAATCATTGGTTCGTATATGAAAATGGCATTTAAAAACTGGAACCGGGAACATTACGTCAGTGACGAATTAATAAAAAGTGATTTGTTAAACATGTCAAATGGGCAATTGACCATTGACGAAAGTGTACAATTTAATACACTGGCTAATTCTGCCGTAAAAAGTCAGCGCAGAGTGTATAAAGGAATGAATAAACAGAATTACCGAAATAAGAAGAACAATAACTACCGGGGAAAATCTAACAACAATAACAACAACAAACGCAGGCCTTGA
- a CDS encoding KpsF/GutQ family sugar-phosphate isomerase: MLNPEQQDTVLQAAQNCIDIEAQVVTDLKKQIQESFIQCVQLIYECSGRLVVTGIGKSAIIGQKMVATFNSTGTPAIFMHAADAIHGDLGMIRPEDIVLCISKSGETPEIKVLLPLVKNLGSQLIAMVSNAQSSLAQQANLVIWIPVDKEAEPNNLAPTASTTAQMVMGDALAVSLLALRGFTPMDFAQFHPGGSLGKQLYLKVKDVYPLHEKPAVFEHTGLNDVILEMTSKRLGMTAVLNQENKLVGIITDGDLRRMLQKTSSMESLQAKDIMSVNPVRIAPDALAVEAFKVLKDRNITQVIVADDDRYLGVIHIHDLIKEGII; encoded by the coding sequence ATGTTGAATCCCGAACAACAAGATACCGTCCTGCAAGCAGCCCAAAACTGCATTGATATTGAAGCACAAGTTGTAACAGATCTTAAAAAGCAAATTCAAGAATCATTTATTCAATGTGTTCAGCTTATTTATGAATGCAGCGGCCGATTGGTAGTTACCGGAATTGGTAAATCTGCTATTATCGGACAAAAAATGGTAGCCACTTTTAATTCAACCGGTACCCCGGCTATTTTTATGCATGCGGCGGATGCCATTCACGGTGATTTAGGTATGATTCGACCTGAAGACATTGTACTCTGCATTTCTAAAAGTGGAGAAACACCTGAAATTAAAGTTTTATTACCCCTGGTTAAAAATCTAGGTTCTCAATTGATTGCAATGGTTTCAAATGCACAATCCAGTTTAGCACAACAAGCCAATCTGGTTATTTGGATACCGGTCGACAAAGAAGCTGAACCCAATAACCTGGCGCCAACGGCCAGCACAACTGCTCAAATGGTTATGGGCGATGCACTTGCAGTTTCATTGCTTGCCTTGCGCGGATTTACGCCCATGGATTTCGCGCAATTTCATCCGGGAGGATCCTTGGGAAAGCAATTGTATTTAAAAGTAAAAGATGTTTATCCCTTGCACGAAAAACCAGCGGTATTTGAACATACCGGATTGAATGACGTGATTTTGGAAATGACATCCAAGCGATTGGGCATGACGGCTGTGTTAAATCAAGAAAATAAATTGGTGGGCATCATCACAGATGGAGATTTAAGGCGCATGTTACAAAAAACAAGTTCTATGGAATCTTTGCAAGCCAAAGATATTATGTCGGTAAATCCAGTTCGCATTGCACCGGATGCATTGGCCGTAGAAGCTTTTAAAGTATTGAAAGATAGAAACATCACCCAGGTTATCGTTGCAGACGACGATCGGTATTTAGGAGTGATCCACATTCATGATTTAATAAAAGAAGGCATCATCTAA